ATCACCGGCGACCAGGTGCAGAGGGACATCGCGATAGCCAAAGGCATCGACGTCATTTACCTGACCGCTAAGAAGGAGGTCAGGCACCGTCTCGAGGACTTCTTCGACGAGACCACGATGAGCGTCCACCTGAAGGCTGGCCTCCGGCCCCTAGCGAAGAAAGGCCGCCCGGGAGAGTGGCGGCTCGTTCCCGTTAGGGACGAACCGCTCAGTGATGAGGAGCTCGAGGAGATTGCAGATGACATCGTCGAGCGCGCAAGGCGTGATCCGGAGAGCTTCATAGAGCTCGACGAGCCCGGAGCAACGGTGGTCCAGCTCAGGAACTACCGTATCGTCATAGCAAAGCCGCCCTTCGCCGACAGGATTGAGATTACCGCCGTAAGGCCCGTCAAGAAACTCGGTATAGAGGACTACGAGCTGAGTGAGAAGCTGTTGGAGAGGCTCAGGAACAAAGCGGCTGGCGTGCTCATTGCAGGAGCCCCCGGAGAGGGAAAGACAACTTTTGCTCAAGCCTTGGCCGAGTGGTACGCCGGAATGGGAAGGATCGTCAAGACGATGGAAAAGCCCCGCGACCTTCAGGTGGGTGAGGAGATAACGCAGTACACAGCTTTAAAAGGTAGAATGGAGCTGACCGGTGACATACTCCTCCTTGTGAGGCCGGACTACACGATATTCGACGAGATGAGGAAGACGAGCGACTTCAAGATTTACTCGGATTTAAGGCTTGCCGGCGTTGGAATGGTCGGTGTCGTGCACGCGACCAAGCCGATAGACGCGATACAGCGCTTCATCGGAAGGGTCGAGCTGGGGATGATACCCCAGATAGTTGACACGGTGATATTCATCAAGGCCGGAAGGGTTGCCAAAGTTCTGACGCTCGAGTACCTCGTCAAGGTGCCGAGCGGGATGAAGGAGGAGGATTTAGCGAGGCCAGTCATAGAGGTCAGGGACTTCGAGACGGGCGAGCTTGAGTACGAGATATACACCTACGGCGAGGAGATAAGCGTCGTTCCGGTAAAGAAGGAGGAGAAGGCTCCGGCATTAAGGCTCGCCGAGAAGAGGCTCAAGCAGGAGATAAAGAAGTTCCTGCCAGATGTCTACGCCGAGGTCGAGATAGTCAGCCCGCACAAGGCGGTGA
This Thermococcus cleftensis DNA region includes the following protein-coding sequences:
- a CDS encoding PINc/VapC family ATPase, translating into MKVFVADTSVIVDGRLTQFLSAFDEKVKVVIPEAVIAEIEHQANEGKAIGHTGLEELKKLREMADRDRILLEFHGERPELWQIRTAKSGEIDNLVRETARVLGATLITGDQVQRDIAIAKGIDVIYLTAKKEVRHRLEDFFDETTMSVHLKAGLRPLAKKGRPGEWRLVPVRDEPLSDEELEEIADDIVERARRDPESFIELDEPGATVVQLRNYRIVIAKPPFADRIEITAVRPVKKLGIEDYELSEKLLERLRNKAAGVLIAGAPGEGKTTFAQALAEWYAGMGRIVKTMEKPRDLQVGEEITQYTALKGRMELTGDILLLVRPDYTIFDEMRKTSDFKIYSDLRLAGVGMVGVVHATKPIDAIQRFIGRVELGMIPQIVDTVIFIKAGRVAKVLTLEYLVKVPSGMKEEDLARPVIEVRDFETGELEYEIYTYGEEISVVPVKKEEKAPALRLAEKRLKQEIKKFLPDVYAEVEIVSPHKAVIYADEFDIPAIIGKKGKRITELEKRIGISIDVKSFAEREAEKPKEKIPVEVEEKKKTIVLRVSPDYAKKPLKFYGGEQYVFTATPSKKGLVKVSKSTPIGKELKRLIEAGIPIWASA